Below is a genomic region from Trichoderma asperellum chromosome 2, complete sequence.
GGAGTCGTCGCCGAGAGCGTGACGGGGGAGAAGGCAGCGTATGTCGGGGGAGGGGTGGCGCCGAGAACTGGATGCGAGTCGAAGGATGGCGGCGAGGCGCCTAGAGAGGAGTCGTCGCGCGAAGACATTGGCTGGCCAAGCTGTGAGATCCACGGAAGGTCCTGCGAGTCGAAGTGCGCCGCAAAGGGCCAAAAGTCAGCAGTAGTCGCGGGAGATGTCgcatgaagatgaagaacagGCGCAAGGCACCAGCAGCGAGATGGTTCAAGACGCAACGGCACGCAGCGAGAAGACGCGGCCAGGCATCAGGTCTGAGCTTTCGCGCAAATCAAATCGTGGCGTCGAGAGAGCTGACAAGAGACACGAGCCAGCTAAGCCGAGTCTTCATGACATCACTCCAACGAGCCCTATAAAAAAGTGCGGGTTGCCGATCCAATGACGGGCAGCCTTGCATGAGAAAGCATAAACGAAAACAGGGCAGAACAGGAAAAGAACGAGCTGATCCCAACAGCTGGACAATGAAGTAAAAAGGACAGAAAAGCAGGCCAAATTAAAATTGGAATATGGGAGATTGAAGCCTCGCAGGGGAGGCGTACCCGAACCAGCGTGTCATGCCCAGCCCAGGATATGAAAGCGCTGGACAGTGCTTCaaacagatgatgatgcaacgCAGCAAACACCCTCAGCAAGGGAGGAAACTCACAATGGCAGCCATCTAAGGCAGTTGAACGTTCCGTCGCCTCCGCCTGTGGTCGAGCACCCCGGCAGCCCAAAACGTCATTGGGTGGTCGCGAACGGCCGCGTATCTGTCGGAAGGGAGCTGTGCGGCGCTGCGATGGTGACGGCGGCGTTGCTTTCACATGAACCTCAAGGCCGGGTGGAACATGAGCAGAAAGgaataaaaggaaaggagCCAGAGCAGACGGGATCGATTAATACTTGTACATCCCACAGGCACAAGCACCGGGAACGGGGGTCAGCAGTCTGCATCTTGTTTGTAGCTGAGGATGACAGCGGGCGTGGCCACGTGAGACCACTTGAATCGATTTCACATGTGAATCCTGGGCAGCATTCCCGACGGTAGCGGTGCAGAGCAGGTAGCGGGTAGCGGGTACCTAAATTGCGGTGAGGGGAGTGGCCAGACAGGGGTACTGAGTACATTTTCACCCCACCGCCTACAGCTACCAACAGCGAGGCGCTGAACAAACACGAAAACGCAGCTGGCAGGGGAGCGCCGTCAGTGCCTTGCAGCGCTCCATACGAAAGCCTAGGCAGGCGGTGATGCCCCGTAGCTCAGGGGGTCTTAGCGGCGGTACATCACTGGAAGCTGCACTTGGCAGGGTGCCCCAGGACTTGTTCGGCTGGCAGCGAGTGCCAAATCTGGGGAAATCCTGGCTGCAGAATGCAGGGTCCCGCTGCAGTACATTGGCACATTCACACGAAGATGAAGCATGCACAGAAAGAAGCatagagagaaagaaagacgttgattttataattatttatttaacccAGAGTGATTGTTATCCCAAATTCCCCAAAAGTCCTAGTCGAACGCCAAAAAAGAGCGATATCCATCTTCAGATGCCACGTCGGCGTTCTCTTGCGAGCAGTAGTGTATTGTATTGATTGATGTTGTTTAGCAGTGCGTGCTGTAACAAGCCCAGCTATCGTTTATTAATAGGAGCAGTTTGAGCAAGAGCCTGTAATGCGTGTTCAATTAGTCAGATGCTCCATCTATGGCTGATGTCAAAGGCGGAGACACATACAGCtagagccgcagccgcagtcgGCAGTGGAAAAGCAGCCACAGTTTCCCCGGTGCATGTTGGATGAGGAGTTGAAGAAAATAGTAGTGATTTGGTAGTAGGAAGTGGAAATGCTTGTATTtacttgtttgtttgcttggtGATGGCAGATTGGAAATTGCACAAGAACAGAACTCGCTGGTCTTATATACATGTTCCCAGCGCTGCGTTGTTTGTGCCGAGCTATTTATGCCGCGCTATTTGTGCTGAGCTGCTTGTGCCGCGCCATTTGTGCCATTCCCAGGCTTTCTAAGCCAAGATGCGTGGTTTGTGCCGCTTGTGGCGGTGGCGGAAACCACCACTCGACCTCAGCTCCATCATTCTAGAAGTCTCCCCAGATGGATGTAACCACgtctccatcatcaatctTGCGATATGATCCATGCCCATATTGTTTACCTGATTTTTAATGATTCCACACAAACTCAAATTACCAGATTCCGTCTTATCAATCAGTGGCCATGTCCCTCGtggccctcctcctcgtcatcccCTGCCCAATCCGGAAACCCATCCTCAAACAGCTCCTCTAgcatttctctcctttcttcctcctctatGCCGTCTTTCCTCATGACCCCTTTCCAGCTCTCATACTCATCATCCGTAAGCAGACACGCATCAAGCATCTGCTCCAAGCCATCATGATCCAGGCCCTCTCCGATAAACACAATCTCCTGCCGTCGGTCTCCCCACTCTCCCCCCTTGGCAATGTCATGCTTGACCAAGGCATCGACATCCTCGCTTCCTGTGGTGTATTCCTCAGCGGGCAAGGTGCAGAACCAAGCTCGCCCGCCGGTGAGAGTGAGCATGGCACCGGCTTGAGACCATTCGCCCGCGCGATGTGGTCTCGTAGCGAGGAAATACTCGCCTTTGGAACGGAAGAGCCGAGCCAGTGTTGGATGAGCCCTCTTGTTGGCTAGAATAGCTTCATTCGAGGGCATAACCATGTCGAGCTCCATAGAATTGCTGTCTTTGCTGTCATCGTGAAGAGACGGAGCGGTTGCAGGAGTTGAAGGGGCATgagagggagatgatgaagaaagtTGCTCGGTGATGTCTCCTGAGGAAGACTCAATGCTTGTGATATCCTCGTAGTCTACCATCTCAGCATCCTCGGTATCTGatccttcttgttcttcaccatcctcttcgccatcgtcatcttcctcctcatcaggGTGTTCCATCTGCAGGATAAACTTATCGTAC
It encodes:
- a CDS encoding uncharacterized protein (EggNog:ENOG41), translated to MTVREVNGKNVVTPKPETEEYNVQSFIYTRYRPFHPRKLYALVYDKFILQMEHPDEEEDDDGEEDGEEQEGSDTEDAEMVDYEDITSIESSSGDITEQLSSSSPSHAPSTPATAPSLHDDSKDSNSMELDMVMPSNEAILANKRAHPTLARLFRSKGEYFLATRPHRAGEWSQAGAMLTLTGGRAWFCTLPAEEYTTGSEDVDALVKHDIAKGGEWGDRRQEIVFIGEGLDHDGLEQMLDACLLTDDEYESWKGVMRKDGIEEEERREMLEELFEDGFPDWAGDDEEEGHEGHGH